Genomic segment of Candidatus Bathyarchaeia archaeon:
TTCCGGGGTGAACCCCTCCTGAGGCCACTGGCATGACGGGTTTTAGGTGAAGCCAGCTTCGCTTCAACGCCCGGTTTATGGCTTGAGCCTCGGTGATTGAACCATGCATTTTTCCAGCTGCGGTTCCGGTGTGCAGTTGGTCCCCTCCCGCGATCCTCACCAGCTTAGACAACGCCAGTAAGGTCATCCCATGGGTTCGACTTCGGGTGAAGGCCGCATGGCCCGCCCTGTGGCAGTGTATGGGCAGCTTGATGGAGGGATCCTCGGCTAGCGCTTGAACAGCCGACAACCCGGCCCAAACGAAGTCAACCATCAGTAGAACGCCCTTCCCAGCGTTTCTCTGAACCTTTTCCGCGACCTCGAGGATTTTATGCGCCGGGCTTGTTATGTTCAACGCGTACATTGACTGCCGTCCTGTTTCCTCCCTAGCGGTGTCTAACGCCTCAGAGCACGCGACGACCCTGTCCTCCAACCTGTTGTAAGGTGGGTTGACGAGGAGCTCATCGTCCTTGACGAAGTCGCATCCCCCTGAAGCGGCCTCGTAAACAATTTTCGCATGGGTTTTACACTCGATGCCGAAGTTTGGTTTAACAATCGTTCCGAGGTGCGGCCTCCTATCGATGTCGGTGCCCACGATCTTTCTGACGCCTTCTAACCCGAATTTTGGACCTTTAAATGCATTCAACCAGTTTTTCGGCAGGTGAAAGTCCAGCAATCTAATATTTTTGAAGTCAGCCATGCCGTAGATGTTGCCGGCGACGCAGGAGAGTAGGTTCGGTAGGCCGCCGATCTCTGGGTCGTAGTTTTCAGCTGGAAACGCTATGTCGGCGATGGCGGCGTTTGGGTTATCCGGCGAAGCGAATAGCCTAAAGACTTTTCCACCGTATTTTTGCCTCACCTCAGGTGTTTCATGTTCCACAGGAGTCCATGTGCCCGTGCTCTGCTCGGCTGCTATGTGCTCGGCGGCGATTTGCAGGGACGTACCCTCCTTTACCTCGTAGTAGAAGGTGGCGACGATGTTGTTTTCAGTGTCAACGCCCAGCGATTCGAATGTGTCTACAAGCCTAGCTTCCTCGGTGAAATGCCATATTGTTTCGGTTACAGCCTTCTCCATGAAGACGCCTCAACGTTGGAGTAGATTAAACATATTTATAAAACTGGTGTCTTATGGTCAGTTGGATTGAAGGGGTTAACGGGAAGCCTTATG
This window contains:
- a CDS encoding RuBisCO large subunit C-terminal-like domain-containing protein, which gives rise to MEKAVTETIWHFTEEARLVDTFESLGVDTENNIVATFYYEVKEGTSLQIAAEHIAAEQSTGTWTPVEHETPEVRQKYGGKVFRLFASPDNPNAAIADIAFPAENYDPEIGGLPNLLSCVAGNIYGMADFKNIRLLDFHLPKNWLNAFKGPKFGLEGVRKIVGTDIDRRPHLGTIVKPNFGIECKTHAKIVYEAASGGCDFVKDDELLVNPPYNRLEDRVVACSEALDTAREETGRQSMYALNITSPAHKILEVAEKVQRNAGKGVLLMVDFVWAGLSAVQALAEDPSIKLPIHCHRAGHAAFTRSRTHGMTLLALSKLVRIAGGDQLHTGTAAGKMHGSITEAQAINRALKRSWLHLKPVMPVASGGVHPGNLHWNIAFLGLDLTVNMGGGIHGHPDGAKAGAKAAREALNFILNGVKLEDGAKESIELRKALEKWRILQIPEELRTHVIWWPPEGR